A single window of Achromobacter xylosoxidans DNA harbors:
- a CDS encoding glycosyltransferase family 4 protein, translating into MNILLINHYAGSPRHGMEFRPYYLAREWVRQGHRVTIVASSVSHLRQQNPAVSSPVTREQIDGVDYLWLRTHPYAGNGAKRLLNMLQFTAKVRGMARELAADLPDVVIASSTYPYDIWPAAKIARIAGAKLVYEVHDLWPLTPRLLGGFSERHPMIFSMQLAEDYACRHADKVISLLPGTAPHLQGRGMAPDKFGYIPNGFDPAETARALPPPVEARITEFTRQFKATCVYAGGHAVSNALDPMIEAAARPESANVGYLLVGKGVEKARLMQRAQSLGLKNILFLDPVEKPTIPTLLSLADIAYIGWHDSPLYQFGTSPNKLFDYMLAGLPVVHATSSPYDLVSDADCGISVPADDVPAIAGAISDLANLPKTERQALGARGKAFVQQRHSYPFLARQFLESLGDAVHGSTTIPVSQRP; encoded by the coding sequence ATGAATATCCTGCTTATCAACCATTACGCCGGTTCGCCTCGGCACGGAATGGAATTCCGGCCGTATTATCTGGCCCGCGAATGGGTGCGACAAGGCCATCGCGTCACCATCGTCGCCAGCAGCGTCTCGCACCTGCGCCAGCAGAATCCCGCCGTTTCATCCCCCGTCACACGTGAACAGATCGACGGCGTCGATTATCTCTGGTTGCGCACCCACCCCTACGCCGGCAATGGCGCCAAGCGCCTGCTCAATATGCTGCAGTTCACGGCAAAGGTCCGCGGCATGGCTCGCGAACTGGCCGCGGACCTTCCCGATGTCGTCATCGCCTCGTCGACCTATCCTTATGACATCTGGCCCGCCGCGAAAATCGCCCGCATCGCCGGGGCCAAACTCGTCTACGAAGTCCATGACCTCTGGCCATTGACGCCGCGGCTGCTGGGCGGTTTTTCCGAACGGCATCCCATGATCTTCTCCATGCAGCTGGCGGAAGACTACGCCTGCCGGCATGCCGACAAGGTCATCTCCCTGTTGCCTGGCACCGCGCCGCATCTGCAAGGCCGCGGCATGGCCCCGGACAAGTTCGGCTACATCCCCAACGGATTCGATCCCGCCGAAACCGCTCGTGCGCTGCCTCCCCCCGTCGAAGCGCGCATCACCGAATTCACGCGCCAATTCAAGGCCACCTGCGTCTATGCCGGCGGCCACGCCGTATCGAATGCGCTGGATCCGATGATCGAGGCCGCGGCAAGACCGGAATCCGCGAACGTGGGATACCTGCTGGTCGGCAAAGGCGTAGAGAAGGCACGCTTGATGCAGCGGGCTCAATCATTGGGCCTGAAGAACATCCTGTTCCTGGATCCGGTGGAAAAACCCACGATCCCGACCCTGCTGTCCCTCGCTGACATTGCCTACATCGGTTGGCACGACAGCCCGCTCTACCAGTTCGGGACCAGCCCCAACAAATTGTTCGACTACATGCTGGCGGGACTGCCCGTCGTTCACGCCACGAGTTCCCCTTACGACCTGGTGAGCGACGCGGATTGCGGTATCAGCGTCCCCGCGGATGACGTGCCGGCCATCGCCGGCGCAATCAGCGACCTGGCCAACTTACCAAAAACTGAACGTCAAGCATTGGGGGCACGTGGAAAGGCCTTTGTGCAGCAACGCCACAGCTACCCCTTCCTGGCTCGCCAATTCCTCGAGTCGCTTGGCGATGCCGTGCATGGCTCCACTACAATCCCGGTTTCGCAACGTCCTTAG
- a CDS encoding DegT/DnrJ/EryC1/StrS family aminotransferase produces MQFIDLKKQYQVLRDPINARIQAVLDHGQYIMGPEVKELEAALCAYTGAKHCITVASGTEALLIALMALGVKAGDEVITTSFTFVATAEVIVLLGAVPVFVDVEPDTCNIKVSEIEAKITPRTKAIIPVSLYGQCGDMDEVNAIADKHGITVIEDAAQSFGATYKGKKSCNLSKIGCTSFFPSKPLGCYGDGGALFTNDDELAQAMREIRVHGQSARYYHTRIGVGGRMDTLQCAVVLGKLERFEWEVEQRIKIGARYQQLLADLPGGARTVTVRPDRDSVWAQFTVMVPNREAVIAHLKEAGIPTAIHYPRPIHAQPAYAAFAAAEGATPVSDTLAATVMSLPMHPDLDEATQDQIVAALRAALG; encoded by the coding sequence ATGCAATTCATTGACCTGAAGAAGCAGTACCAAGTCCTGCGCGACCCGATCAATGCACGTATCCAGGCCGTGCTGGATCATGGCCAGTACATCATGGGTCCCGAGGTCAAGGAGCTGGAAGCCGCGCTGTGCGCCTATACGGGCGCCAAGCACTGCATTACGGTCGCCTCCGGCACCGAAGCGCTGCTGATCGCGCTGATGGCCCTGGGGGTGAAGGCCGGCGACGAAGTCATCACCACCTCGTTCACGTTCGTGGCGACGGCGGAAGTCATCGTGCTGCTGGGCGCCGTGCCGGTGTTCGTGGATGTCGAGCCTGATACCTGCAACATCAAGGTTTCGGAAATCGAGGCCAAGATCACGCCTCGCACCAAGGCCATCATCCCGGTGTCGCTGTACGGCCAGTGCGGCGACATGGACGAGGTCAATGCCATCGCCGACAAGCACGGCATCACCGTCATCGAAGACGCCGCGCAGAGCTTCGGCGCCACCTACAAAGGCAAGAAGAGCTGCAACCTGTCCAAGATCGGCTGCACCAGTTTCTTCCCGAGCAAGCCCCTGGGCTGCTACGGCGACGGGGGTGCGCTGTTCACCAACGACGACGAGCTGGCCCAGGCCATGCGTGAAATCCGCGTGCATGGCCAATCGGCCCGCTATTACCACACCCGCATCGGGGTGGGTGGCCGCATGGACACGCTGCAATGCGCCGTGGTGCTGGGCAAGCTGGAGCGCTTCGAATGGGAAGTGGAACAGCGCATCAAGATCGGCGCGCGCTACCAGCAGTTGCTGGCCGACCTGCCGGGCGGTGCCCGCACGGTCACGGTGCGTCCGGATCGCGACAGTGTCTGGGCCCAGTTCACGGTCATGGTGCCCAATCGCGAAGCCGTGATCGCGCACCTGAAGGAAGCCGGCATCCCGACGGCAATCCACTACCCGCGGCCCATCCACGCTCAACCGGCCTATGCCGCATTCGCCGCGGCCGAAGGCGCCACGCCGGTGTCCGACACCCTCGCCGCCACCGTCATGAGCCTGCCGATGCACCCGGACCTGGATGAAGCGACCCAGGATCAGATCGTCGCCGCGCTGCGCGCAGCACTGGGCTGA
- a CDS encoding DegT/DnrJ/EryC1/StrS family aminotransferase, giving the protein MSFIPFALPDIGDAEITAVTEAMKSGWLTTGPNARAFEQEFAAFIGSGVEAVAVNSATAGLHLALEAIGVGEGDEVITTTHTFTASAEVARYLGAEPVLVDIDPDTFCVSPEAVERAITPRTKAIIPVHYGGLSCDMTAILDIARRHGLRVIEDAAHALPCTWKGELIGGLASDITVYSFYATKTLATGEGGMVVTRDPALAKRCRVMRLHGIDRDAFDRFTSKKPAWYYEIVAPGFKYNLPDTAAAMGRIQLARVREMRDRRAAIAARYDNAFADLPLTLPPSPERLAARGYDVSDTHAWHLYVLRLSADAPIGRDDFIVRMTEAGVGCSVHYVPLHLQPYWRDRYGLQPGMFPHSQRAYECMVSLPIYSRMTDDEVARVISAVETLLRRR; this is encoded by the coding sequence ATGTCTTTCATTCCCTTCGCACTACCTGACATTGGCGACGCCGAAATCACGGCCGTCACTGAAGCCATGAAGTCGGGGTGGCTCACTACGGGGCCCAACGCCCGAGCGTTCGAGCAGGAATTCGCGGCCTTCATCGGCAGTGGCGTGGAAGCCGTGGCGGTGAACTCGGCAACCGCCGGCCTGCACCTGGCCCTGGAAGCCATCGGCGTGGGCGAGGGCGACGAAGTCATCACCACCACTCACACCTTCACCGCCAGCGCCGAAGTTGCCCGCTACCTTGGGGCTGAACCCGTGCTGGTGGACATCGATCCTGATACCTTTTGTGTCAGCCCCGAGGCCGTGGAGCGTGCCATCACGCCGCGCACCAAGGCGATCATCCCGGTGCACTACGGTGGCCTGTCCTGTGACATGACCGCCATCCTCGACATCGCCCGCCGCCACGGACTGCGCGTCATCGAAGACGCGGCGCACGCCCTACCCTGCACCTGGAAAGGCGAACTGATCGGCGGCCTGGCCAGCGACATCACGGTCTATAGCTTCTACGCCACCAAGACCCTCGCCACCGGCGAGGGCGGCATGGTGGTCACGCGCGATCCGGCACTGGCCAAGCGTTGCCGCGTCATGCGGCTGCATGGCATCGACCGCGATGCCTTTGATCGCTTCACGTCGAAAAAGCCGGCGTGGTACTACGAAATCGTGGCTCCCGGATTCAAGTACAACCTGCCGGACACCGCCGCGGCGATGGGCCGCATACAGCTGGCGCGGGTGCGAGAAATGCGCGACCGCCGCGCCGCCATCGCCGCACGCTACGACAACGCATTCGCCGATCTGCCGCTCACCTTGCCGCCAAGTCCCGAACGGCTGGCCGCTCGCGGCTACGACGTCAGCGACACACACGCATGGCACCTGTATGTATTGCGCCTGTCCGCGGACGCGCCGATCGGCCGGGATGATTTCATCGTGCGCATGACGGAAGCCGGGGTCGGTTGCAGCGTGCACTACGTACCGTTGCATCTGCAGCCCTATTGGCGTGACCGCTACGGCCTTCAGCCCGGCATGTTCCCGCATTCGCAAC